From one Synechocystis sp. PCC 6803 substr. PCC-P genomic stretch:
- a CDS encoding DsbA family protein, which translates to MSKDRNHGSLLVPPSTQDWMQGVLSAKVVLVMYGDYQDSRSADVYKLIKVIKRELSASFGEDYSCFIFRHFPQVQIHPHAQRAAQAAEAAAAQGQFWLMNDTLFDHQQRLENGYLVEYANDLGLDIPQFLKELAKQVHVDRIKKDIEGGLQSGVMAVPALFVNGILYRDCWNIKQLIATIIASSY; encoded by the coding sequence ATGAGCAAAGATCGCAACCACGGTTCCTTACTTGTACCACCTTCAACCCAAGATTGGATGCAAGGTGTGCTGAGTGCCAAGGTCGTACTGGTGATGTATGGAGATTACCAAGACTCCAGAAGTGCGGATGTTTACAAGCTGATTAAAGTCATCAAACGAGAGCTTAGTGCTTCTTTTGGAGAGGATTATTCATGCTTTATCTTCCGTCATTTTCCGCAAGTACAGATCCATCCTCATGCTCAACGAGCCGCCCAAGCTGCCGAAGCCGCTGCTGCCCAAGGACAGTTTTGGTTAATGAATGATACCTTATTTGACCATCAACAAAGGTTGGAGAATGGTTATCTTGTCGAGTACGCCAATGATTTAGGACTTGATATTCCTCAATTTCTCAAAGAGTTGGCTAAACAAGTGCACGTTGATCGCATCAAGAAAGATATTGAAGGCGGTTTACAAAGTGGAGTGATGGCTGTTCCAGCACTTTTTGTTAATGGAATTCTCTATCGCGATTGCTGGAATATTAAACAGTTGATCGCAACCATTATTGCTTCAAGTT